Within Sardina pilchardus chromosome 21, fSarPil1.1, whole genome shotgun sequence, the genomic segment AAAGCTGTAACTGATGCCATTATGTCTCGGCGAGCCATCCGCAATATGAACACACTGTGAGTACCACAAGGAATTTTACCCATAAAGATTTTAGGAGCAAACCCATTGCTTTTTGAGTTTAAAGTCAGCTTTCACAAGCACATCTGTTGTATGGAGAGACATTAAGGTTCTTTGTTTAGTACCAATGTATTGACTCATGGTTTTATGGCACTTCACCAGCTATCCTGATGCCACACCTGAAGATCTCCAGGCCTCGGATAATGTCTGCATTATTTGTCGAGAGGAGATGGTGACTGGAGCCAAGAAATTGCCCTGCAACCACATCTTCCACTCCAGGTGACCCAGACACAATTATTCTGCCTCTGGGAAATGTGATATGAGCATTTATGTGTTTCTAACTGATGGTCTGGGTAGGATATCCTCTACATCTAATTGCATTGCCCGTAGCATTTGACATTGTGTGGTCATTAAAGTGATTCCTGACCGATACCATTGAGTTGGAGCTAATGTCCGTGCCCTCCTCCTGGGACTGTGCAGCTGCCTGCGCTCCTGGTTCCAGAGACAGCAGACCTGTCCTACGTGCCGCATGGACGTGCTGAGAGCCTCTCAGCCCAATCAGACACCCGCCCCGCCCCCTGCCCAGGCTCCGGCACCCGCCCCACCTGCCAACGCACAAGGCCCTGTGCCCGGCAACGGTGAGTGCAGtccagacatgtacacacacacacactgttcagagGGGAGTTAAGATTTTCTTCTACTCAGTCCCATTGCCTGGAGTCAATCTACTGGCTAATGAGCTAATGAGGGCAAAGCAGGCTTCATTGTAAGCACATCACCATGTCACCTACAGCTTTATACCTTGCCAGGGTTTTCTGTGACTCTAACCTcatgctcttctcctctgcgTTCTCTCTTCGGTACGGTAGCCCCAGGGATGATGCCTCACTTCCCCCCGGGGCTCTTCCCTTTCTGGGGCCCGTTTCCCGGGGCTGCCCCTCCTGCCGGTGCACCTGGTGCTCAGGCTGCTGCGGATGCCCCCCCAACTGGCGCCAGCACCACCCAAGCTCAGGCACAAGGTGAGAAGTTCAGATGTGCATTCAGACGTCAGCATCATCTACCTTCCCAGCTGGCTCAGAAAACCATATGAATTTCAGATGTGAATTATTTGAATATTTTTGTGTTCTCTACAGGGAGCAGTACCTCAGCCCAGCCTAACGGAGAAGCCTCTAACACTTCTGTCCCTGGAGGTGCCATGCCAGGTTTCCCGTTCAACTTCCCTCCCCCGCCATTCCCTTCTGCACCGTGGCTGCCcatgccaccaccacctcccttcAGTAAGTTGCTGAGGAAAGGACATATCTATGGCATATGCTGAGTGCCGTACAGTAATGTTGAGTTGAATTTGAAAATAGTGCTAGCTAAATGGTTAAGTTGCTATTTATATTGTGTTTTCATCAGTCCTAGCTACCATAGATCACCAACACTACCAtagatgtgtttgttgttggtgAATGATGATTCTATGTCAGGACCTCCAAAACGCCCGAGTAGATTAATGTACTATGAAACACAAGTGTTCGAATTCCAATGAAAACAGAGCTGTGTGGATGTAGCCTTACAGGGGAACTACACCAggcgtgtaactgaagcgttccgttcgcaaagcatgtgctgcagcagttaataatcactataatcaatggaagtagctacaccagatgcgacagtggcgcgtacatttgaaaaaaaaaaaatagacctgtCTCCTAAAATGGATTTAACGCGTTGcgaacggaatgcttcagttacgtgcctggtgtagctcccctgtgagTTCCATTTCAGAATCCCATTATGCTATTGAACTGTGTTTAATTGTGACGCGTCAACTCCCCTGCTTAGTGTCCTCGATGCCTCCGCCGCCCGCCTCCCTGTCCAGCATGTCCGACGCGGAGCTGagggagctggagcaggagggcCGGCGGGGCCTGGAGGCGCGGCTGCAGTGCCTCCACAACATCCACACGCTGCTGGACGCCGCCATGCTCAACATCCACCACTACCTCACCACCGTGGCCACGCTCAGGTAAGCTAGCGCTTTTCCcaccaaaggtcaaaggtcatggaGCACATTTATGAAGGGGTGAATGTGGAGGATAAATGTggggtgtgcttgtgttttgcGGTTTGCTCAGCCCCCCTCGGACTGAAGCCAGTGCTGGAGAAGCCAGTGGTCCCTCGACTTCCTCCAACACCAACAGCACCACGGAGAACTCCAGCCAGGAGACGCCAGCTCAAAGCCGTGAGTAACAGATCAGCAAATAATAATGAAATCATAGCCAAGAGTGCATCATCAGGAGAGAGGTGGTAGAGTGCTGAcacaaaatactattggaattcAATTACAATTGTTTGAAGGTTGAAATTAGTTATTTGATGTAATATGGTTTCTGTGTCATCAGCCATGTGTTTAGATAAGCTATCAAGGACACAAACTGGTTGCCCGTCTgaatcattttatttatgtgatGTAGCTTAATCACAGACACGTAGCATTGAATTTACTTACCAAGAAGCAAAACCTGTTAAATCACGCGCCATTACAAAGTCAACTGACAATTATCCGATGGGTATTTCAGGTGCCTCAgactattaaaaatgtcacgTTTAAATTCATTGAAACCCAACACGTTTCTCCTCTTGCCCGTTGAAACAGCTGAGCCAGTTTTGGGGGCGACGGGATTCTCTCAACCAGACTCCACCACagcggaggagaagaaggaggaggaagcagaggcagcggcggcggcggcagaggcagaggaggagaacgaCGACGGAGAGCCCAACGCGGCGGAGCTCAGGCGGAGACGCCTCCGCAAGCTGGAGACCACTCCACCCCCTGACCACTGATGCCCGCTCAACCATGCTGGATGATGATCACTTTTAACAAAAGACTTCAGTCAGCTGAATTCATCTTATGTCTCCCTCCTCATGCTGGGCAAAGTCACACGGCCAGACTTGACGAGGAGGAGACCCGATGTGCCCTTACCCATTCTTTAACATCGCATACATGGGGACacagtgttgtgtatgtgtgcagcacTACTTTCTGCTCATGGAACGTTGTGCGTTTAGGAACGAATCATGAACCGTGGGCTCTACTTACTGTGTAGGGTGAACCAATACTCTGCGGCCGACGTTGGCCGACATCTTGCTTTTACTGTTGAATCGATTAAATTTGggtaggattttttttttcagtatgcTTTGTTTCAAATTTGATCAAATTTGGATATCTTTTTCTTGTTTAGTATATGTTACAGCTGCAGCACATTGGGAAGAGTTGGTTTTAGCTACAGCCATTGTGTCCTTAAATTTGGCCTAAGGGTGTTTGTTTATATCTTCAGTGTGTTCCCAGCCCACTCTGGGGAAGTGCATTTTCTGTGTGGTGAGAATGAGACGTGCCGTGTGAGGAGGACTAATTTAacttgtacatactgtataaagacTATTAGAAGCATCTGTACATACTGAAGAGTAAATAATTCAAATTAAACTTTGCTTGACATCAATGATCGCAAAAGCAATGTAGTTTCTGCATTTGTAgaaacatttgtgtttttgcAAATGTAACAGCCAATTCAGGAAGCTCAGTGCTAAAACCAGTGAATCACCTACATGGACAACTACTATACATAACCAGACATCCAGTATTAAGAACT encodes:
- the syvn1 gene encoding E3 ubiquitin-protein ligase synoviolin, which gives rise to MVRAALVTATSMVLTGAVVAHAYLLKHQFYPTVVYLTKSSPSMAVLYIQAFVLVFLLGKFMRKVFFGQLRAAEMEHLIERSWYAVTETCLAFTVFRDDFSPRFVALFTLLLFLKCFHWLAEDRVDFMERSPNISWVFHFRVLSLMVLLAILDFLFVNHACHSIITRGASVQLVFGFEYAILMTMVLTTFIKYTLHTIDLQSENPWDNKAVYMLYTELFTGFIKVLLYMAFMTIMIKVHTFPLFAIRPMYLAMRQFKKAVTDAIMSRRAIRNMNTLYPDATPEDLQASDNVCIICREEMVTGAKKLPCNHIFHSSCLRSWFQRQQTCPTCRMDVLRASQPNQTPAPPPAQAPAPAPPANAQGPVPGNAPGMMPHFPPGLFPFWGPFPGAAPPAGAPGAQAAADAPPTGASTTQAQAQGSSTSAQPNGEASNTSVPGGAMPGFPFNFPPPPFPSAPWLPMPPPPPFMSSMPPPPASLSSMSDAELRELEQEGRRGLEARLQCLHNIHTLLDAAMLNIHHYLTTVATLSPPRTEASAGEASGPSTSSNTNSTTENSSQETPAQSPEPVLGATGFSQPDSTTAEEKKEEEAEAAAAAAEAEEENDDGEPNAAELRRRRLRKLETTPPPDH